From one Brachypodium distachyon strain Bd21 chromosome 4, Brachypodium_distachyon_v3.0, whole genome shotgun sequence genomic stretch:
- the LOC100836679 gene encoding putative disease resistance protein RGA1 isoform X1, which translates to MVGTEMLVAAAVSQVARKISEIVSVAQGEVKLCCNFSDDLEKIKDTLVYLEDLLKNAEKNSFGSDRANLRHWLAQIKSLAFDIEDIVDDYYSSKEQFEGSSSYAQKGSLFCSFSNPVLSKASMVYKMKSKRELLQTRQHLPTQYHFISLINSVVDFDEKQTTSYRNSDITIFGRGRDLENLMDMIMQKSVDELSIISIVGRVGLGKTSLAQLVFNDTRTKAFRFRIWVHVSMGNVVLEKIGKDIVAQTSVRIEGNMQLQSIKNVVQTILIKYKCLIVLDSLWGKDEEVNELKQMLLTGRQTQSKIIVTTQSDKVADLVSTRPPYKLSALSKDDCLNIFSQRAMTGQGDPLFREYGEEIVKRCDGTPLVANFLGSVVNTQRQRREIWQAAKDKEMWKIEEDYPEDKISPLFPSFKIIYYNMPHDLRLCFAYCSIFPKGSVIDKKKLIQQWIALDMIESRHGTLPLDVTAEKYIDELKAIYFLQVFEKHQITAEISNASEEMLFLNNFAHDLARSVAGEDILVILDADNERNNRYCDCRYAHVSTSSLQSIDSKAWPSKARSLIFKTSDTELEHVSEVLSVNKYLRVLDLSECSVNEIPAAIFQLKQLRYLDASTLSIATLPPQVGSFNKLQTLDLSETELMELPSFLSNLKGLNYLNLQGCRKLQELNSLDLLHELHYLNLSCCPEVRSFPESVENLTKLRFLNLSQCSKFPTLPNRLLQSFASLCSLVDLNLSGFEFQMLPEFFGNICSLQYLNLSKCSKLEELPQSFGQLAYLKALNLSSCPDLKILGSFECLTSLQILNLSNCHSLQYLPLCLQSIKNLDISGCQDCIVQSCSRSSRSSPSQQLSEQAEQVRLSNDIFEIIHEDTAIGDLKGKTKLAFASLLDEEPEVITKPNETGDMVPLVPGHQFLLSSSRSYSLASSSSAPLASVSSSDVSKMEHPISRGETTDQALGRAAALALLILCTCLVRCCFRLLGFFRALARFVSRIGHQAVAWPRCSLTRWVSVTT; encoded by the exons ATGGTTGGTACCGAGATGCTTGTGGCCGCGGCCGTGAGCCAAGTTGCCCGCAAGATCAGCGAAATCGTCAGCGTCGCGCAGGGTGAGGTAAAGCTGTGCTGCAATTTCAGCGACGATCTGGAGAAAATAAAGGACACACTGGTTTACCTAGAAGATCTGCTGAAAAACGCGGAGAAGAACTCCTTCGGAAGCGACAGGGCGAACCTGCGGCACTGGCTGGCTCAGATTAAGTCCCTGGCTTTCGACATCGAAGACATCGTCGATGATTACTACTCTTCCAAGGAGCAGTTTGAAGGAAGCAGCAGCTATGCTCAGAAG GGATCATTATTCTGCTCGTTTTCTAATCCAGTGCTTTCGAAAGCTAGCATGGTTTATAAGATGAAATCCAAGAGAGAATTGTTACAGACACGACAACACTTACCTACTCAATATCATTTCATTTCACTTATTAACTCCGTGGTGGATTTTGATGAGAAGCAAACAACATCATACAGAAATAGTGACATCACAATTTTTGGGAGAGGTAGAGACTTGGAAAATCTCATGGACATGATAATGCAGAAAAGCGTCGATGAGCTTTCTATTATTTCCATAGTTGGGCGCGTGGGTCTTGGGAAGACAAGCCTTGCACAACTAGTTTTCAATGATACCAGAACAAAGGCATTCAGATTCAGGATATGGGTTCATGTTTCCATGGGTAATGTTGTCCTTGAAAAAATTGGGAAGGATATAGTTGCACAAACTTCCGTAAGGATTGAGGGAAACATGCAATTACAGTCAATTAAGAATGTTGTTCAAACCATACTTATTAAGTATAAGTGCTTAATAGTATTAGATAGCTTGTGGGGTAAAGATGAAGAAGTGAATGAGCTGAAGCAGATGTTGCTCACAGGTAGACAGACGCAAAGCAAGATCATAGTGACCACCCAAAGCGATAAGGTTGCTGATCTGGTGTCTACACGTCCACCTTACAAGCTTTCTGCATTATCTAAAGATGATTGTTTAAATATATTCTCTCAAAGGGCAATGACAGGTCAAGGTGACCCACTCTTCAGGGAATATGGTGAAGAAATTGTTAAAAGGTGTGATGGCACACCCTTGGTTGCTAATTTTCTTGGATCTGTGGTGAATACTCAACGACAGAGACGTGAGATTTGGCAAGCTGCCAAGGATAAAGAAATGTGGAAGATCGAGGAAGATTATCCTGAAGACAAAATTTCACCACTGTTTCCATCATTCAAGATAATATACTATAATATGCCTCATGACCTAAGATTATGCTTTGCCTATTGTTCAATCTTCCCTAAAGGATCTGTCATAGACAAGAAAAAACTTATTCAGCAGTGGATTGCTCTTGACATGATCGAGTCCAGACATGGAACCTTACCGCTTGATGTAACTGCTGAGAAGTATATTGATGAACTTAAAGCAATATATTTCCTTCAAGTTTTTGAAAAGCATCAA ATTACTGCAGAAATATCCAATGCTTCGGAGGAAATGCTCTTCTTGAATAATTTCGCACATGATCTTGCTAGGTCAGTTGCTGGTGAAGATATCCTTGTGATTTTGGATGCAGATAATGAACGCAATAACAGATATTGTGACTGCCGCTATGCACATGTGTCTACCTCTAGCTTACAGTCAATAGATAGCAAGGCTTGGCCTTCCAAGGCAAGGTCACTGATTTTCAAGACTAGTGACACAGAATTGGAGCATGTCAGCGAAGTTCTTTCAGTGAACAAGTATTTGCGTGTTCTGGATCTCAGTGAATGTTCTGTCAATGAGATACCTGCTGCTATTTTTCAGCTGAAACAACTGCGGTATCTTGATGCTTCGACTTTGTCTATTGCAACACTCCCTCCTCAAGTTGGTAGCTTTAATAAGCTACAAACATTGGATCTTTCAGAAACTGAACTTATGGAGTTGCCATCCTTCCTTAGTAACTTAAAGGGGCTGAATTATTTGAATCTCCAAGGTTGCCGGAAACTTCAGGAATTGAATAGCCTTGATCTGCTGCATGAATTACATTACCTAAACTTGTCATGCTGCCCTGAAGTTAGAAGCTTCCCTGAATCTGTTGAAAACCTCACCAAACTTCGTTTCTTGAACCTGTCGCAGTGTTCTAAGTTTCCAACATTACCTAACAGATTATTGCAATCATTTGCTAGCCTTTGTTCTCTTGTGGATCTGAACTTGAGTGGCTTCGAGTTCCAAATGCTGCCAGAGTTTTTTGGCAACATTTGTTCACTTCAGTACTTGAATCTGTCAAAATGTTCTAAACTTGAGGAACTCCCCCAATCATTTGGCCAGCTTGCATATTTGAAAGCCCTAAATCTTTCATCTTGTCCTGATCTTAAAATTCTTGGTTCCTTCGAATGCCTTACTTCTCTTCAAATATTGAATCTCTCAAACTGCCATAGTCTTCAATACTTGCCACTGTGTCTACAAAGCATCAAAAATCTTGACATTTCGGGGTGCCAGGATTGTATAGTACAATCCTGTTCTCGAAGCTCCAGAAGTTCCCCATCTCAGCAACTTTCAGAGCAAGCTGAGCAAGTCAGATTAAGTAATGATATCTTCGAGATCATTCATGAGGATACTGCGATTGGAGATCTGAAAGGAAAGACGAAATTGGCATTTGCTTCCCTCTTGGATGAAGAGCCTGAAGTTATTACTAAG CCAAATGAAACTGGAGATATGGTACCACTGGTTCCAGGACATCAGTTCCTGTTGTCTTCATCTCGTTCTTATTCCTTGGCATCGAGCTCAAGTGCACCATTGGCATCTGTCTCCTCTTCAGATGTCTCAAAGATGGAGCATCCAATATCTCGTGGAGAGACAACAG ATCAAGCACTTGGGAGGGCTGCTGCTCTTGCTCTGCTTATATTGTGTACCTGCTTGGTGAGGTGTTGTTTCAGGCTCCTCGGATTCTTCCGGGCACTTGCAAGGTTTGTAAGCAGGATTGGACATCAAGCGGTTGCTTGGCCGCGCTGCTCGCTCACTCGCTGGGTATCCGTAACGACTTGA
- the LOC100836679 gene encoding putative disease resistance protein RGA1 isoform X3 has translation MVGTEMLVAAAVSQVARKISEIVSVAQGEVKLCCNFSDDLEKIKDTLVYLEDLLKNAEKNSFGSDRANLRHWLAQIKSLAFDIEDIVDDYYSSKEQFEGSSSYAQKGSLFCSFSNPVLSKASMVYKMKSKRELLQTRQHLPTQYHFISLINSVVDFDEKQTTSYRNSDITIFGRGRDLENLMDMIMQKSVDELSIISIVGRVGLGKTSLAQLVFNDTRTKAFRFRIWVHVSMGNVVLEKIGKDIVAQTSVRIEGNMQLQSIKNVVQTILIKYKCLIVLDSLWGKDEEVNELKQMLLTGRQTQSKIIVTTQSDKVADLVSTRPPYKLSALSKDDCLNIFSQRAMTGQGDPLFREYGEEIVKRCDGTPLVANFLGSVVNTQRQRREIWQAAKDKEMWKIEEDYPEDKISPLFPSFKIIYYNMPHDLRLCFAYCSIFPKGSVIDKKKLIQQWIALDMIESRHGTLPLDVTAEKYIDELKAIYFLQVFEKHQITAEISNASEEMLFLNNFAHDLARSVAGEDILVILDADNERNNRYCDCRYAHVSTSSLQSIDSKAWPSKARSLIFKTSDTELEHVSEVLSVNKYLRVLDLSECSVNEIPAAIFQLKQLRYLDASTLSIATLPPQVGSFNKLQTLDLSETELMELPSFLSNLKGLNYLNLQGCRKLQELNSLDLLHELHYLNLSCCPEVRSFPESVENLTKLRFLNLSQCSKFPTLPNRLLQSFASLCSLVDLNLSGFEFQMLPEFFGNICSLQYLNLSKCSKLEELPQSFGQLAYLKALNLSSCPDLKILGSFECLTSLQILNLSNCHSLQYLPLCLQSIKNLDISGCQDCIVQSCSRSSRSSPSQQLSEQAEQVRLSNDIFEIIHEDTAIGDLKGKTKLAFASLLDEEPEVITKPNETGDMVPLVPGHQFLLSSSRSYSLASSSSAPLASVSSSDVSKMEHPISRGETTGSSDSSGHLQGL, from the exons ATGGTTGGTACCGAGATGCTTGTGGCCGCGGCCGTGAGCCAAGTTGCCCGCAAGATCAGCGAAATCGTCAGCGTCGCGCAGGGTGAGGTAAAGCTGTGCTGCAATTTCAGCGACGATCTGGAGAAAATAAAGGACACACTGGTTTACCTAGAAGATCTGCTGAAAAACGCGGAGAAGAACTCCTTCGGAAGCGACAGGGCGAACCTGCGGCACTGGCTGGCTCAGATTAAGTCCCTGGCTTTCGACATCGAAGACATCGTCGATGATTACTACTCTTCCAAGGAGCAGTTTGAAGGAAGCAGCAGCTATGCTCAGAAG GGATCATTATTCTGCTCGTTTTCTAATCCAGTGCTTTCGAAAGCTAGCATGGTTTATAAGATGAAATCCAAGAGAGAATTGTTACAGACACGACAACACTTACCTACTCAATATCATTTCATTTCACTTATTAACTCCGTGGTGGATTTTGATGAGAAGCAAACAACATCATACAGAAATAGTGACATCACAATTTTTGGGAGAGGTAGAGACTTGGAAAATCTCATGGACATGATAATGCAGAAAAGCGTCGATGAGCTTTCTATTATTTCCATAGTTGGGCGCGTGGGTCTTGGGAAGACAAGCCTTGCACAACTAGTTTTCAATGATACCAGAACAAAGGCATTCAGATTCAGGATATGGGTTCATGTTTCCATGGGTAATGTTGTCCTTGAAAAAATTGGGAAGGATATAGTTGCACAAACTTCCGTAAGGATTGAGGGAAACATGCAATTACAGTCAATTAAGAATGTTGTTCAAACCATACTTATTAAGTATAAGTGCTTAATAGTATTAGATAGCTTGTGGGGTAAAGATGAAGAAGTGAATGAGCTGAAGCAGATGTTGCTCACAGGTAGACAGACGCAAAGCAAGATCATAGTGACCACCCAAAGCGATAAGGTTGCTGATCTGGTGTCTACACGTCCACCTTACAAGCTTTCTGCATTATCTAAAGATGATTGTTTAAATATATTCTCTCAAAGGGCAATGACAGGTCAAGGTGACCCACTCTTCAGGGAATATGGTGAAGAAATTGTTAAAAGGTGTGATGGCACACCCTTGGTTGCTAATTTTCTTGGATCTGTGGTGAATACTCAACGACAGAGACGTGAGATTTGGCAAGCTGCCAAGGATAAAGAAATGTGGAAGATCGAGGAAGATTATCCTGAAGACAAAATTTCACCACTGTTTCCATCATTCAAGATAATATACTATAATATGCCTCATGACCTAAGATTATGCTTTGCCTATTGTTCAATCTTCCCTAAAGGATCTGTCATAGACAAGAAAAAACTTATTCAGCAGTGGATTGCTCTTGACATGATCGAGTCCAGACATGGAACCTTACCGCTTGATGTAACTGCTGAGAAGTATATTGATGAACTTAAAGCAATATATTTCCTTCAAGTTTTTGAAAAGCATCAA ATTACTGCAGAAATATCCAATGCTTCGGAGGAAATGCTCTTCTTGAATAATTTCGCACATGATCTTGCTAGGTCAGTTGCTGGTGAAGATATCCTTGTGATTTTGGATGCAGATAATGAACGCAATAACAGATATTGTGACTGCCGCTATGCACATGTGTCTACCTCTAGCTTACAGTCAATAGATAGCAAGGCTTGGCCTTCCAAGGCAAGGTCACTGATTTTCAAGACTAGTGACACAGAATTGGAGCATGTCAGCGAAGTTCTTTCAGTGAACAAGTATTTGCGTGTTCTGGATCTCAGTGAATGTTCTGTCAATGAGATACCTGCTGCTATTTTTCAGCTGAAACAACTGCGGTATCTTGATGCTTCGACTTTGTCTATTGCAACACTCCCTCCTCAAGTTGGTAGCTTTAATAAGCTACAAACATTGGATCTTTCAGAAACTGAACTTATGGAGTTGCCATCCTTCCTTAGTAACTTAAAGGGGCTGAATTATTTGAATCTCCAAGGTTGCCGGAAACTTCAGGAATTGAATAGCCTTGATCTGCTGCATGAATTACATTACCTAAACTTGTCATGCTGCCCTGAAGTTAGAAGCTTCCCTGAATCTGTTGAAAACCTCACCAAACTTCGTTTCTTGAACCTGTCGCAGTGTTCTAAGTTTCCAACATTACCTAACAGATTATTGCAATCATTTGCTAGCCTTTGTTCTCTTGTGGATCTGAACTTGAGTGGCTTCGAGTTCCAAATGCTGCCAGAGTTTTTTGGCAACATTTGTTCACTTCAGTACTTGAATCTGTCAAAATGTTCTAAACTTGAGGAACTCCCCCAATCATTTGGCCAGCTTGCATATTTGAAAGCCCTAAATCTTTCATCTTGTCCTGATCTTAAAATTCTTGGTTCCTTCGAATGCCTTACTTCTCTTCAAATATTGAATCTCTCAAACTGCCATAGTCTTCAATACTTGCCACTGTGTCTACAAAGCATCAAAAATCTTGACATTTCGGGGTGCCAGGATTGTATAGTACAATCCTGTTCTCGAAGCTCCAGAAGTTCCCCATCTCAGCAACTTTCAGAGCAAGCTGAGCAAGTCAGATTAAGTAATGATATCTTCGAGATCATTCATGAGGATACTGCGATTGGAGATCTGAAAGGAAAGACGAAATTGGCATTTGCTTCCCTCTTGGATGAAGAGCCTGAAGTTATTACTAAG CCAAATGAAACTGGAGATATGGTACCACTGGTTCCAGGACATCAGTTCCTGTTGTCTTCATCTCGTTCTTATTCCTTGGCATCGAGCTCAAGTGCACCATTGGCATCTGTCTCCTCTTCAGATGTCTCAAAGATGGAGCATCCAATATCTCGTGGAGAGACAACAG GCTCCTCGGATTCTTCCGGGCACTTGCAAGGTTTGTAA
- the LOC100836679 gene encoding putative disease resistance protein RGA1 isoform X2 has product MVGTEMLVAAAVSQVARKISEIVSVAQGEVKLCCNFSDDLEKIKDTLVYLEDLLKNAEKNSFGSDRANLRHWLAQIKSLAFDIEDIVDDYYSSKEQFEGSSSYAQKGSLFCSFSNPVLSKASMVYKMKSKRELLQTRQHLPTQYHFISLINSVVDFDEKQTTSYRNSDITIFGRGRDLENLMDMIMQKSVDELSIISIVGRVGLGKTSLAQLVFNDTRTKAFRFRIWVHVSMGNVVLEKIGKDIVAQTSVRIEGNMQLQSIKNVVQTILIKYKCLIVLDSLWGKDEEVNELKQMLLTGRQTQSKIIVTTQSDKVADLVSTRPPYKLSALSKDDCLNIFSQRAMTGQGDPLFREYGEEIVKRCDGTPLVANFLGSVVNTQRQRREIWQAAKDKEMWKIEEDYPEDKISPLFPSFKIIYYNMPHDLRLCFAYCSIFPKGSVIDKKKLIQQWIALDMIESRHGTLPLDVTAEKYIDELKAIYFLQVFEKHQITAEISNASEEMLFLNNFAHDLARSVAGEDILVILDADNERNNRYCDCRYAHVSTSSLQSIDSKAWPSKARSLIFKTSDTELEHVSEVLSVNKYLRVLDLSECSVNEIPAAIFQLKQLRYLDASTLSIATLPPQVGSFNKLQTLDLSETELMELPSFLSNLKGLNYLNLQGCRKLQELNSLDLLHELHYLNLSCCPEVRSFPESVENLTKLRFLNLSQCSKFPTLPNRLLQSFASLCSLVDLNLSGFEFQMLPEFFGNICSLQYLNLSKCSKLEELPQSFGQLAYLKALNLSSCPDLKILGSFECLTSLQILNLSNCHSLQYLPLCLQSIKNLDISGCQDCIVQSCSRSSRSSPSQQLSEQAEQVRLSNDIFEIIHEDTAIGDLKGKTKLAFASLLDEEPEVITKPNETGDMVPLVPGHQFLLSSSRSYSLASSSSAPLASVSSSDVSKMEHPISRGETTATSQYVEDTVVHPLHPKGQKNL; this is encoded by the exons ATGGTTGGTACCGAGATGCTTGTGGCCGCGGCCGTGAGCCAAGTTGCCCGCAAGATCAGCGAAATCGTCAGCGTCGCGCAGGGTGAGGTAAAGCTGTGCTGCAATTTCAGCGACGATCTGGAGAAAATAAAGGACACACTGGTTTACCTAGAAGATCTGCTGAAAAACGCGGAGAAGAACTCCTTCGGAAGCGACAGGGCGAACCTGCGGCACTGGCTGGCTCAGATTAAGTCCCTGGCTTTCGACATCGAAGACATCGTCGATGATTACTACTCTTCCAAGGAGCAGTTTGAAGGAAGCAGCAGCTATGCTCAGAAG GGATCATTATTCTGCTCGTTTTCTAATCCAGTGCTTTCGAAAGCTAGCATGGTTTATAAGATGAAATCCAAGAGAGAATTGTTACAGACACGACAACACTTACCTACTCAATATCATTTCATTTCACTTATTAACTCCGTGGTGGATTTTGATGAGAAGCAAACAACATCATACAGAAATAGTGACATCACAATTTTTGGGAGAGGTAGAGACTTGGAAAATCTCATGGACATGATAATGCAGAAAAGCGTCGATGAGCTTTCTATTATTTCCATAGTTGGGCGCGTGGGTCTTGGGAAGACAAGCCTTGCACAACTAGTTTTCAATGATACCAGAACAAAGGCATTCAGATTCAGGATATGGGTTCATGTTTCCATGGGTAATGTTGTCCTTGAAAAAATTGGGAAGGATATAGTTGCACAAACTTCCGTAAGGATTGAGGGAAACATGCAATTACAGTCAATTAAGAATGTTGTTCAAACCATACTTATTAAGTATAAGTGCTTAATAGTATTAGATAGCTTGTGGGGTAAAGATGAAGAAGTGAATGAGCTGAAGCAGATGTTGCTCACAGGTAGACAGACGCAAAGCAAGATCATAGTGACCACCCAAAGCGATAAGGTTGCTGATCTGGTGTCTACACGTCCACCTTACAAGCTTTCTGCATTATCTAAAGATGATTGTTTAAATATATTCTCTCAAAGGGCAATGACAGGTCAAGGTGACCCACTCTTCAGGGAATATGGTGAAGAAATTGTTAAAAGGTGTGATGGCACACCCTTGGTTGCTAATTTTCTTGGATCTGTGGTGAATACTCAACGACAGAGACGTGAGATTTGGCAAGCTGCCAAGGATAAAGAAATGTGGAAGATCGAGGAAGATTATCCTGAAGACAAAATTTCACCACTGTTTCCATCATTCAAGATAATATACTATAATATGCCTCATGACCTAAGATTATGCTTTGCCTATTGTTCAATCTTCCCTAAAGGATCTGTCATAGACAAGAAAAAACTTATTCAGCAGTGGATTGCTCTTGACATGATCGAGTCCAGACATGGAACCTTACCGCTTGATGTAACTGCTGAGAAGTATATTGATGAACTTAAAGCAATATATTTCCTTCAAGTTTTTGAAAAGCATCAA ATTACTGCAGAAATATCCAATGCTTCGGAGGAAATGCTCTTCTTGAATAATTTCGCACATGATCTTGCTAGGTCAGTTGCTGGTGAAGATATCCTTGTGATTTTGGATGCAGATAATGAACGCAATAACAGATATTGTGACTGCCGCTATGCACATGTGTCTACCTCTAGCTTACAGTCAATAGATAGCAAGGCTTGGCCTTCCAAGGCAAGGTCACTGATTTTCAAGACTAGTGACACAGAATTGGAGCATGTCAGCGAAGTTCTTTCAGTGAACAAGTATTTGCGTGTTCTGGATCTCAGTGAATGTTCTGTCAATGAGATACCTGCTGCTATTTTTCAGCTGAAACAACTGCGGTATCTTGATGCTTCGACTTTGTCTATTGCAACACTCCCTCCTCAAGTTGGTAGCTTTAATAAGCTACAAACATTGGATCTTTCAGAAACTGAACTTATGGAGTTGCCATCCTTCCTTAGTAACTTAAAGGGGCTGAATTATTTGAATCTCCAAGGTTGCCGGAAACTTCAGGAATTGAATAGCCTTGATCTGCTGCATGAATTACATTACCTAAACTTGTCATGCTGCCCTGAAGTTAGAAGCTTCCCTGAATCTGTTGAAAACCTCACCAAACTTCGTTTCTTGAACCTGTCGCAGTGTTCTAAGTTTCCAACATTACCTAACAGATTATTGCAATCATTTGCTAGCCTTTGTTCTCTTGTGGATCTGAACTTGAGTGGCTTCGAGTTCCAAATGCTGCCAGAGTTTTTTGGCAACATTTGTTCACTTCAGTACTTGAATCTGTCAAAATGTTCTAAACTTGAGGAACTCCCCCAATCATTTGGCCAGCTTGCATATTTGAAAGCCCTAAATCTTTCATCTTGTCCTGATCTTAAAATTCTTGGTTCCTTCGAATGCCTTACTTCTCTTCAAATATTGAATCTCTCAAACTGCCATAGTCTTCAATACTTGCCACTGTGTCTACAAAGCATCAAAAATCTTGACATTTCGGGGTGCCAGGATTGTATAGTACAATCCTGTTCTCGAAGCTCCAGAAGTTCCCCATCTCAGCAACTTTCAGAGCAAGCTGAGCAAGTCAGATTAAGTAATGATATCTTCGAGATCATTCATGAGGATACTGCGATTGGAGATCTGAAAGGAAAGACGAAATTGGCATTTGCTTCCCTCTTGGATGAAGAGCCTGAAGTTATTACTAAG CCAAATGAAACTGGAGATATGGTACCACTGGTTCCAGGACATCAGTTCCTGTTGTCTTCATCTCGTTCTTATTCCTTGGCATCGAGCTCAAGTGCACCATTGGCATCTGTCTCCTCTTCAGATGTCTCAAAGATGGAGCATCCAATATCTCGTGGAGAGACAACAG CGACAAGCCAGTACGTGGAGGATACGGTGGTGCATCCACTTCACCCAAAAGGCCAAAAAAACTTGTAA